The Streptomyces sp. NBC_00659 genomic interval AGAAGCGCTTGCCCGCCTCCACGTCGGGAAGCTGTGCGTCGACCCAGCAGGGCACACCCTCGGAGAACCCGGCGACAACGGCTGATTCGGCCATGCGGCCAAGTTAACGGCCCTGCCGGTATCCCGCAGAGCGTGCGCACCTGCTCCGGTGACGTCCCGTCCCTGCTCAGGGGCCCCGCGCGGGGCCCGCGGGCCGTGCGTCGAGCGAGCCCGGAAAACGCTCACGGGCTCCGGCGAACTCCTCGATGAACGTCCCCCGAGCCCCCGCCGAACCCCCGCGGTGTACGGCCGCACCCCATTTGCAGTCGGCCGAATCGCGCTCCGATCACCCCTCGGTAAGCTGACGGCATGACAGGACAAGTGCGTACCGTCGACGGCCGCGTGGCCGGACGACGTGGGCAGGCGACCCGGCAGAAGCTGCTCGACTGCCTCAGCGAGATGCTCAGCTCATCGCCCTACCGGGATGTCAAAGTCATTGACGTCGCCCGGAAGGCGGGCACTTCACCGGCGACCTTCTACCAGTACTTCCCGGACGTCGAAGGCGCCGTCCTGGAGATCGCCGAGGAAATGGCCGCCGAGGGCGCCGCGTTGACCCGGTTGCTCGAAGGCCGTTCCTGGGTCGGCAAGGCCGGCTGGCAGACCGCCCAGGAACTCGTCGACGGCTTCCTGGAGTTCTGGCGGAAGAACGACGCGATCCTGCGTGTCGTCGATCTCGGCGCCGCCGAGGGCGACAAGCGGTTCTACAAGATCCGCATGAAGATCCTGAACTCCGTGAACAACTCCCTTACGGATTCGGTCACCGAACTCCAGGCCAAGGGGAAGGTCGACAAGGACGTGAACCCGGCCGCGATGGCCGGTTCCCTCGTCGCCATGCTCGCGGCGGTCGCCTCGCACCAGAAGGGGTTCCAGTCCTGGGGCGTCAAGCAGGCCGAACTCAAGCCGAACCTGGCGCTGTTGGTGTATCTGGGTGTGACCGGGAAGAAGCCGACGAAGTAGATCCCCGCGTCTGAACGCTCCAGCTCCTGTCATGCGGGCGGCAGTTCGTTCCGGAGAACATCCGGTGGGCTGCCGCCCGCTGCGCTGCACGGGCACCGCCGAGAACCCGGCCGGACCGCCCGTACATCCGCGCCTCCCGCTCAGCCCGGCCGTCCGGCCATCCGGAACGGAAGGCCCGTTCAGCCCGCCCCGGCCTCTCCCTTCCCCGCCTCGCCGGTCCCGGCCTCTCCCTTCCCCGCCTCGCCGTTGCCCGCCTCTCCCTTCCCGGAGTCGGTCGGCACCGCCCGGCGCACGATCCTGAAAAGCCGGATCTCCCGGTCCACCCGCGCCTGATAGGTGGCGTACGGCGGCCAGAACGCCAGCACCGTCGTCCAGACCGCGGCCCTCTCCTCGCCCGTGAGGAGCCGGGCGGTCACGGGGATGTCCTCGCCCTTCCAGTTGATGACGGCGTCGGGGCGGGCGAGCAGGTTCGCGGTCCAGGCGGGATGGCCCGTACGGCCGAAGTTGGACCCGATGAGGATCCAGCCGGACCCCGCCGCACCGGCCGCCGCACCCGAGGTGCACGTCTCCGGCATGCAGGCCAGCGGGGTACGGCGCTCCAGACCGCTCCTGGCGCCGCGCGCCGTCAGGACGACCCCGGGCAGCATCTGGGCGCTGAGCAGCACCTTCCCGCGGGTGAGCCGGTGCACGGCGCGGTCGAGGGCCGGGATGAGGTGTGGGGCCACCCTGGCGAACGTCCGGGTGGACGACACCCTCTGCACCAGCCGCACACCGGGCATCCTTCT includes:
- a CDS encoding TetR family transcriptional regulator — protein: MTGQVRTVDGRVAGRRGQATRQKLLDCLSEMLSSSPYRDVKVIDVARKAGTSPATFYQYFPDVEGAVLEIAEEMAAEGAALTRLLEGRSWVGKAGWQTAQELVDGFLEFWRKNDAILRVVDLGAAEGDKRFYKIRMKILNSVNNSLTDSVTELQAKGKVDKDVNPAAMAGSLVAMLAAVASHQKGFQSWGVKQAELKPNLALLVYLGVTGKKPTK